From one Populus alba chromosome 17, ASM523922v2, whole genome shotgun sequence genomic stretch:
- the LOC118031810 gene encoding uncharacterized protein, with protein MAKSTVELGRHANPTLKKPSFPKKRRTMSVFCLYSPKLSIFLLALCVSLFTLYHIQSLHAGTTSSPPWSFVHQWERVTNCTQEHESKAEKLRQSVTFLPLKDLRYADKALQGHTWFMSSMYDTHEEGEVQYQQFPSASSKRRLLCLKGKETHDGSWNSYALAWPEALPFNATILKGLTFVSYNHYNYDNIWHGLSAMVPFVAWHIRNGCESPSRWILYHWGELRFEMGPWLRTLTEATFGGAPYTETFEGVDDGQPLCFEKAVVMRHNEGGMSRDRRTETYDLMRCKARMYCNVSSEGRIPEVNKQGLPVIGMTLFMRTGPRSFTNESAVIGIFEKECAKVDGCRLMVAYSNNLTFCEQVKMMSLTDILVSPHGAQLTNMFLMDKNSSVMEFFPKGWLKLAGVGQYVYHWIASWSGMRHQGAWRDPNGDECPYAEDDRRCMSIYKSGKIGFNETYFSEWARDVLDEVKIRKLEEAASKTIASTSACACG; from the exons ATGGCTAAATCAACTGTAGAACTAGGCAGACACGCAAATCCCACTCTCAAAAAACCTTCATTTCCTAAAAAACGCAGGACCATGTCAGTCTTTTGTTTATACTCCCCTAAGCTCTCTATCTTCCTTCTAGCCCTTTGTGTTTCTCTCTTCACCCTCTACCACATCCAGTCCCTCCATGCCGGGACGACATCTTCACCTCCATGGTCTTTCGTGCACCAATGGGAAAGAGTCACCAATTGCACTCAAGAACATGAATCCAAGGCCGAAAAACTCCGGCAGTCGGTTACATTTCTCCCACTCAAGGATTTACGTTATGCGGATAAAGCTCTTCAAGGTCACACGTGGTTCATGAGCTCCATGTACGATACTCATGAAGAGGGTGAGGTGCAATATCAGCAGTTTCCTTCAGCATCATCAAAACGTAGGCTACTTTGCTTGAAAGGAAAGGAGACACATGATGGTTCTTGGAACTCCTATGCACTTGCATGGCCAGAAGCCTTGCCTTTCAATGCCACAATTCTGAAAGGCCTAACTTTTGTATCGTATAACCATTACAACTACGACAACATCTGGCATGGGTTATCAGCTATGGTACCATTTGTTGCCTGGCATATAAGAAATGGGTGTGAATCGCCTAGTAGATGGATTCTGTACCACTGGGGTGAGCTAAGGTTCGAAATGGGTCCATGGCTAAGGACCCTAACAGAGGCTACATTCGGTGGAGCCCCATACACTGAAACCTTTGAAGGGGTTGACGATGGCCAACCACTTTGCTTTGAAAAGGCTGTGGTGATGAGGCACAATGAAGGAGGCATGTCAAGGGACCGGAGGACTGAGACTTACGATTTGATGAGATGCAAAGCTAGGATGTATTGTAATGTAAGCTCAGAGGGCCGTATTCCTGAAGTAAACAAGCAAGGTTTGCCGGTGATTGGGATGACCTTGTTCATGAGGACAGGTCCAAGATCATTCACGAATGAGTCCGCAGTGATTGGAATCTTCGAAAAGGAGTGCGCGAAGGTAGATGGATGCAGGTTGATGGTGGCATACTCCAACAATCTAACATTTTGTGAGCAG GTGAAGATGATGAGCTTGACAGATATTCTGGTATCTCCTCATGGTGCTCAATTAACCAACATGTTTCTCATGGACAAAAACAGCAGTGTCATGGAGTTCTTCCCCAAGGGATGGTTAAAACTTGCCGGCGTAGGCCAATATGTTTATCATTGGATTGCTAGCTGGTCCGGGATGCGACACCAAGGCGCATGGCGGGACCCTAACGGCGATGAATGCCCCTACGCCGAAGATGACCGCCGGTGCATGTCAATTTACAAGAGCGGCAAGATTGGATTCAATGAAACTTACTTTTCCGAGTGGGCTAGAGATGTTCTTGATGAAGTCAAAATAAGGAAGTTGGAGGAGGCAGCAAGTAAAACCATTGCTTCAACTTCTGCTTGTGCTTGTGGCTAG
- the LOC118031811 gene encoding root phototropism protein 3 isoform X1 translates to MWDSESESVTGRDYENGILSSSKHGVKNDGFELRDHSWYVATDIPSDFLVQVGDVNFHLHKYPLLSRSGKMNRLIYESRDLGLSKVALDDLPGGPEAFELAAKFCYGIAVDLTAANISGLRCAAEYLEMTEDLEEGNLTFKTEAFLSYVVLSSWRDSIVVLKSCENLSPWAENLQIVRRCSESIAWKACANPKGIRWAYTGKPPKVSSPKWNEMKDSSPGRNSQVPPDWWFEDVSILRIDHFVRVITAIKVKGMRFEVIGAAIMHYAGKWLPGLIKDGGGSVDEASNSSNSSGGSGWQGGLHMIVAVTKDDTPAAETKDQRMIVESLISIIPPQKDSVSCSFLLRLLRMANMLKVAPALVTELEKRVGMQFEQATLGDLLIPSYNKNETSYDVDLVQRLLEHFLVQEQIESSSPTTQSFSDKHMYDGAQRGANPSAKIRVARLVDSYLTEVSRDRNLSLTKFQVLAEALPDSARTCDDGLYRAVDSYLKAHPTLSEHERKRLCRVMDCQKLSIDACMHAAQNERLPLRVVVQVLFSEQVKISNALANNSLKETGETQYQPMISNRKSLLEGTPQSFQEGWAAAKKDINSLKFELETVKAKYHELQNDMDILQRQFDKLTNKKQASAWITGWKKLSKFTKMTTLENHDIDPQVDTAPGEHTRKTTRRWRNSIS, encoded by the exons ATGTGGGACTCTGAGAGTGAATCTGTTACTGGTAGAGATTATGAAAATGGAATCCTTTCCTCGAGCAAGCATGGTGTCAAGAATGATGGATTTGAGCTAAGAGATCACTCGTG GTATGTTGCGACTGATATTCCAAGTGATTTTCTAGTTCAGGTTGGAGATGTAAATTTCCACTTGCATAAG TATCCATTGCTTTCAAGAAGTGGAAAGATGAATAGACTAATATATGAATCGCGTGACCTGGGCCTCAGCAAGGTGGCATTGGATGATCTTCCGGGTGGACCAGAGGCCTTCGAGCTTGCAGCAAAATTCTGCTATGGCATAGCCGTTGATCTAACAGCTGCCAATATCTCTGGCCTAAGATGTGCTGCAGAGTACCTTGAAATGACAGAGGACTTGGAAGAAGGCAATCTTACTTTCAAGACCGAAGCATTTCTCAGTTATGTGGTGCTATCCTCGTGGAGAGATTCTATAGTGGTATTGAAAAGCTGTGAGAACCTCTCACCATGGGCAGAGAATCTTCAGATTGTTCGAAGATGTAGTGAGTCCATCGCTTGGAAGGCTTGCGCAAATCCTAAAGGAATAAGGTGGGCATACACTGGAAAACCCCCAAAAGTTTCGAGTCCAAAATGGAATGAGATGAAGGATTCAAGTCCTGGTAGAAACTCGCAAGTTCCTCCTGATTGGTGGTTTGAAGATGTTTCAATCCTTAGGATTGATCACTTTGTTAGAGTCATTACTGCAATCAAGGTAAAGGGGATGAGGTTTGAAGTGATTGGAGCTGCTATAATGCATTATGCAGGGAAGTGGCTTCCAGGTTTGATTAAAGATGGGGGAGGTTCTGTAGATGAAGCAAGCAATAGCAGCAATAGTAGTGGTGGCAGTGGTTGGCAAGGTGGACTCCATATGATTGTGGCAGTAACTAAAGATGACACCCCAGCAGCTGAAACCAAAGATCAACGGATGATCGTCGAGAGCCTGATCAGCATAATTCCACCACAGAAGGATAGTGTCTCTTGCAGCTTCCTTCTTCGCCTGCTGAGAATGGCAAACATGTTGAAAGTGGCACCTGCTCTGGTAACTGAATTGGAGAAGCGCGTAGGAATGCAATTCGAACAGGCTACATTGGGAGATCTTCTAATTCCCTCTTACAATAAAAATGAAACCTCGTATGATGTGGATCTGGTTCAGAGACTTCTCGAGCATTTTCTGGTTCAAGAGCAGATAGAAAGTTCAAGTCCTACCACGCAATCATTTTCTGACAAACATATGTACGACGGAGCTCAAAGGGGTGCCAATCCAAGTGCCAAGATCAGAGTAGCAAGGCTTGTTGACAGTTATCTTACAGAGGTGTCCAGAGATAGAAACCTTTCGCTAACAAAATTCCAGGTGCTGGCAGAAGCTTTGCCTGATTCTGCAAGGACCTGCGACGATGGACTATATAGAGCAGTTGATTCCTATCTTAAG GCTCACCCAACACTGTCTGAGCATGAAAGGAAGCGCCTCTGTCGTGTGATGGACTGTCAAAAACTCTCAATTGATGCCTGTATGCATGCTGCTCAAAATGAAAGACTACCACTTAGAGTTGTAGTCCAAGTACTCTTTTCTGAACAGGTAAAAATAAGCAATGCATTAGCAAACAATTCCCTGAAAGAAACTGGTGAAACTCAGTACCAACCTATGATATCAAACCGAAAATCTCTACTTGAAGGGACGCCACAATCATTCCAGGAAGGATGGGCAGCGGCCAAGAAGGACATTAACTCACTCAAGTTTGAACTCGAAACCGTCAAGGCTAAGTATCATGAGCTACAAAATGACATGGACATTTTGCAGAGACAGTTTGATAAATTGACAAATAAGAAACAGGCGTCAGCATGGATCACAGGGTGGAAGAAACTAAGCAAATTCACCAAGATGACAACTTTGGAAAACCATGATATCGATCCTCAGGTTGATACAGCTCCTGGAGAACATACTAGGAAGACAACTAGAAGGTGGAGAAATTCTATTTCCTGA
- the LOC118031812 gene encoding LOW QUALITY PROTEIN: transcription factor bHLH143-like (The sequence of the model RefSeq protein was modified relative to this genomic sequence to represent the inferred CDS: deleted 1 base in 1 codon) yields MVCQAASQSRFRALKYENGIAGKPTIIVRVIACYRPLQDCQAEGSWLSPPHSTRKLPNFDCMTTSLDPAQLQCLPECMNPGTRMTSANMAMPGLAVSSTPNFMTQQGNEAYGLPQCLPSNFQNFLLATNPYVRENLSLFSYGFGREGVRNPIPGCQRRFLVFDQSGNEQRLIYSSFGPPVPKPTATDAKPIPGYFDHNEYAARMDQTKLMKLPEVSDENHFTSEESEMHEDTEEINALLYSDDDYYDENGGGSDDDGDDSDDDEVRSTGHSPILIKSHGTQEQAEKIIEEEGTSSDGPNKRQKLMDGGYKKSSLVDSASSVKVERFHGYDDDMESNYAKRQSQDGEMISILSSKQFRKDKIRATLKILESIIPGAKDKEPLLVLDEAIDYLKSLKLKAKTVGVSYL; encoded by the exons ATGGTGTGCCAAGCAGCAAGTCAATCAAGATTTCGGGCCCTGAAATACGAGAATGGAATTGCTGGAAAACCAACAATTATAGTTAGAGTTATTGCATGCTATCGACCATTACAGGATTGCCAG GCTGAAGGTTCCTGGCTTTCTCCACCACATTCTACTCGGAAATTGCCTAATTTCGATTGCATGACCACATCATTGGATCCTGCGCAACTACAATGTTTGCCAGAATGTATGAACCCTGGCACGCGCATGACTTCTGCAAATATGGCAATGCCAGGGCTGGCAGTTTCAAGCACTCCAAATTTCATGACACAACAAGGCAATGAAGCCTACGGGTTGCCTCAGTGTTTACCCTCTAACTTCCAGAATTTTCTTCTCGCTACAAATCCATATGTCAGAGAAAATTTGTCTCTGTTTTCTTATGGGTTTGGT AGGGAGGGTGTGCGAAATCCAATCCCTGGATGCCAGAGAAGGTTCCTTGTTTTCGATCAGTCTGGTAATGAACAAAGGTTGATCTATAGTTCCTTTGGCCCTCCTGTCCCAAAACCAACTGCAACTGATGCAAAGCCAATTCCGGGTTATTTTGACCACAACGAATATGCTGCAAGAATGGACCAGACAAAGCTGATGAAGTTGCCTGAAGTATCAGACGAGAATCACTTTACTAGTGAAGAGAGTGAGATGCATGAGGACACTGAAGAAATTAATGCCCTGCTATACTCAGATGATGACTACTATGATGAAAATGGTGGTGgcagtgatgatgatggtgatgatagtGACGACGATGAGGTAAGGAGTACTGGCCACTCTCCCATTCTGATTAAAAGTCACGGGACACAAGAACAGGCAGAGAAAATAATAGAGGAGGAAGGTACTAGTTCTGATGGCCCAAACAAACGGCAGAAATTGATGGATGGCGGGTACAAAAAATCATCACTAGTAGACTCTGCTAGTTCAGTAAAAGTGGAAAGATTTCATGGATACGACGATGATATGGAATCGAACTATGCTAAACGGCAAAGCCAAGATGGGGAAATGATTTCCATTTTGAGCAGCAAGCAATTTAGAAAGGACAAGATTCGTGCAACGTTGAAAATTCTGGAGAGCATAATCCCTGGTGCAAAGGATAAAGAACCATTGTTGGTCCTTGATGAAGCTATAGATTACTTGAAGTCTTTGAAGCTCAAGGCCAAAACTGTAGGAGTGAGCTACCTTTAA
- the LOC118031811 gene encoding root phototropism protein 3 isoform X2 — protein sequence MWDSESESVTGRDYENGILSSSKHGVKNDGFELRDHSWYVATDIPSDFLVQVGDVNFHLHKYPLLSRSGKMNRLIYESRDLGLSKVALDDLPGGPEAFELAAKFCYGIAVDLTAANISGLRCAAEYLEMTEDLEEGNLTFKTEAFLSYVVLSSWRDSIVVLKSCENLSPWAENLQIVRRCSESIAWKACANPKGIRWAYTGKPPKVSSPKWNEMKDSSPGRNSQVPPDWWFEDVSILRIDHFVRVITAIKVKGMRFEVIGAAIMHYAGKWLPGLIKDGGGSVDEASNSSNSSGGSGWQGGLHMIVAVTKDDTPAAETKDQRMIVESLISIIPPQKDSVSCSFLLRLLRMANMLKVAPALVTELEKRVGMQFEQATLGDLLIPSYNKNETSYDVDLVQRLLEHFLVQEQIESSSPTTQSFSDKHMYDGAQRGANPSAKIRVARLVDSYLTEVSRDRNLSLTKFQVLAEALPDSARTCDDGLYRAVDSYLKAHPTLSEHERKRLCRVMDCQKLSIDACMHAAQNERLPLRVVVQVLFSEQGRHNHSRKDGQRPRRTLTHSSLNSKPSRLSIMSYKMTWTFCRDSLIN from the exons ATGTGGGACTCTGAGAGTGAATCTGTTACTGGTAGAGATTATGAAAATGGAATCCTTTCCTCGAGCAAGCATGGTGTCAAGAATGATGGATTTGAGCTAAGAGATCACTCGTG GTATGTTGCGACTGATATTCCAAGTGATTTTCTAGTTCAGGTTGGAGATGTAAATTTCCACTTGCATAAG TATCCATTGCTTTCAAGAAGTGGAAAGATGAATAGACTAATATATGAATCGCGTGACCTGGGCCTCAGCAAGGTGGCATTGGATGATCTTCCGGGTGGACCAGAGGCCTTCGAGCTTGCAGCAAAATTCTGCTATGGCATAGCCGTTGATCTAACAGCTGCCAATATCTCTGGCCTAAGATGTGCTGCAGAGTACCTTGAAATGACAGAGGACTTGGAAGAAGGCAATCTTACTTTCAAGACCGAAGCATTTCTCAGTTATGTGGTGCTATCCTCGTGGAGAGATTCTATAGTGGTATTGAAAAGCTGTGAGAACCTCTCACCATGGGCAGAGAATCTTCAGATTGTTCGAAGATGTAGTGAGTCCATCGCTTGGAAGGCTTGCGCAAATCCTAAAGGAATAAGGTGGGCATACACTGGAAAACCCCCAAAAGTTTCGAGTCCAAAATGGAATGAGATGAAGGATTCAAGTCCTGGTAGAAACTCGCAAGTTCCTCCTGATTGGTGGTTTGAAGATGTTTCAATCCTTAGGATTGATCACTTTGTTAGAGTCATTACTGCAATCAAGGTAAAGGGGATGAGGTTTGAAGTGATTGGAGCTGCTATAATGCATTATGCAGGGAAGTGGCTTCCAGGTTTGATTAAAGATGGGGGAGGTTCTGTAGATGAAGCAAGCAATAGCAGCAATAGTAGTGGTGGCAGTGGTTGGCAAGGTGGACTCCATATGATTGTGGCAGTAACTAAAGATGACACCCCAGCAGCTGAAACCAAAGATCAACGGATGATCGTCGAGAGCCTGATCAGCATAATTCCACCACAGAAGGATAGTGTCTCTTGCAGCTTCCTTCTTCGCCTGCTGAGAATGGCAAACATGTTGAAAGTGGCACCTGCTCTGGTAACTGAATTGGAGAAGCGCGTAGGAATGCAATTCGAACAGGCTACATTGGGAGATCTTCTAATTCCCTCTTACAATAAAAATGAAACCTCGTATGATGTGGATCTGGTTCAGAGACTTCTCGAGCATTTTCTGGTTCAAGAGCAGATAGAAAGTTCAAGTCCTACCACGCAATCATTTTCTGACAAACATATGTACGACGGAGCTCAAAGGGGTGCCAATCCAAGTGCCAAGATCAGAGTAGCAAGGCTTGTTGACAGTTATCTTACAGAGGTGTCCAGAGATAGAAACCTTTCGCTAACAAAATTCCAGGTGCTGGCAGAAGCTTTGCCTGATTCTGCAAGGACCTGCGACGATGGACTATATAGAGCAGTTGATTCCTATCTTAAG GCTCACCCAACACTGTCTGAGCATGAAAGGAAGCGCCTCTGTCGTGTGATGGACTGTCAAAAACTCTCAATTGATGCCTGTATGCATGCTGCTCAAAATGAAAGACTACCACTTAGAGTTGTAGTCCAAGTACTCTTTTCTGAACAG GGACGCCACAATCATTCCAGGAAGGATGGGCAGCGGCCAAGAAGGACATTAACTCACTCAAGTTTGAACTCGAAACCGTCAAGGCTAAGTATCATGAGCTACAAAATGACATGGACATTTTGCAGAGACAGTTTGATAAATTGA